A single window of Mycobacterium sp. ITM-2016-00318 DNA harbors:
- a CDS encoding TetR/AcrR family transcriptional regulator, whose product MTKLASPRGVVRDRVLQAALDLFAEYGVSGTSLQMIADRVGVAKASVYYQFHTKEDIVLTLISPVFDDIARLVKIADAVGSDAARRDVAISGLVELAVRNRRLTTVFFGDPAIDPLVRSHDEFASAIEGFDALLVGPAPGEAMRVAMSVITAGIYGTAMNPQLVDMSDDDLHRLLLETTHRLLIALDGD is encoded by the coding sequence GTGACGAAGTTGGCATCGCCCCGAGGTGTGGTCCGCGACCGAGTGCTGCAAGCCGCCCTTGACCTCTTCGCCGAGTACGGCGTCAGCGGGACGTCGCTGCAGATGATCGCCGACCGCGTCGGGGTGGCCAAGGCCTCGGTCTACTACCAGTTCCACACCAAAGAGGACATCGTACTGACGTTGATCAGCCCGGTGTTCGACGACATCGCCCGTCTGGTGAAGATTGCCGACGCGGTCGGTTCGGATGCGGCCAGGCGAGACGTCGCGATCAGCGGCCTTGTCGAACTCGCGGTACGTAACCGCCGTCTCACGACGGTGTTCTTCGGAGATCCGGCGATCGACCCGCTGGTTCGGTCACATGACGAATTCGCCTCCGCCATCGAGGGTTTCGACGCCCTGCTCGTCGGTCCGGCGCCCGGCGAAGCGATGCGGGTTGCGATGTCGGTGATCACAGCGGGGATTTACGGCACCGCGATGAACCCCCAACTGGTCGACATGTCCGACGACGACCTGCACCGATTGCTTTTGGAGACGACCCATCGCCTGTTGATCGCGCTCGACGGCGACTGA
- a CDS encoding phospholipase D-like domain-containing protein — MTDDRLLIQDQTCWRVARTDQFACIVDAADYFRHVKTAMMRAQHRVMLIGWDLDARMTFERGKKTLPGPNQLGAFLYWLLWKRPRLEVYLLKSNLRLLPAFDGIWFGLTPVSVVNQMSSRRMHFAIDGARPMGAVHHQKIAVVDDAVAFCGGLDLTVDRWDTCAHEHDSRARRTVGRSYGPRHEVAAAVDGEAARALGEVARQRWTTATGKQLEPVDARHVAWPSKLRPSLRDVEVGIARTLPELDDRDEVREVEALNLAAIAGARHTIFLENQYLAARRLVDALAGRLRENDGPEIVIVLPRRGNNRLEQQTMDGARHRLIQQLWAADEHHRLGIYYPVTDGGAPIYVHSKVMTIDDRLLRIGSSNLNNRSMGFDSECDVAIEADSNNVDSDSVRREVTSMRNRLLSEHLGVPVGDFEHAVARHRSLHAAVEELRGDGRTLRPFTEETIAGEASPLAENDLMDPDHVPRSLSQSMQRFITGLRR, encoded by the coding sequence ATGACAGACGACCGATTGCTCATCCAGGACCAGACGTGCTGGCGCGTCGCCCGCACCGATCAGTTCGCATGCATCGTGGACGCAGCCGATTACTTCCGGCACGTCAAAACGGCGATGATGCGGGCGCAACACCGGGTGATGCTCATCGGTTGGGATCTTGACGCCCGGATGACCTTCGAACGCGGCAAGAAGACGCTGCCCGGTCCGAACCAGTTGGGCGCCTTCCTCTACTGGCTGCTGTGGAAGCGACCCCGTCTCGAGGTCTACCTGTTGAAGTCCAACCTGCGACTGCTGCCGGCCTTTGACGGCATCTGGTTCGGGCTGACGCCGGTGTCGGTGGTAAATCAGATGAGCAGCAGAAGAATGCATTTCGCCATCGACGGTGCCCGTCCCATGGGCGCCGTGCATCACCAGAAGATCGCCGTCGTCGACGACGCCGTGGCGTTCTGCGGTGGTCTCGACCTCACCGTCGACCGGTGGGACACCTGTGCACACGAGCACGACAGCCGTGCCCGCCGCACGGTCGGCCGCAGCTACGGGCCGCGCCACGAGGTGGCCGCCGCGGTCGACGGCGAAGCTGCCCGCGCGCTCGGTGAAGTGGCACGGCAGCGATGGACGACGGCGACCGGGAAGCAGCTGGAACCGGTCGACGCGCGACACGTCGCGTGGCCGAGCAAGCTCAGGCCGAGCCTTCGCGACGTCGAGGTCGGTATCGCGCGAACGCTTCCCGAACTCGACGATCGCGACGAGGTTCGCGAGGTCGAGGCGCTCAACCTCGCGGCTATCGCGGGCGCCCGTCACACCATCTTTCTGGAGAACCAGTATCTGGCGGCGCGGCGCCTTGTCGATGCGCTGGCCGGCCGCTTACGGGAAAACGACGGTCCGGAGATCGTCATCGTTCTTCCCCGCCGTGGCAACAATCGTCTGGAACAGCAGACGATGGACGGCGCACGTCACCGCCTCATCCAGCAGCTGTGGGCGGCAGACGAACACCATCGACTGGGCATTTATTACCCGGTGACCGACGGCGGGGCGCCCATCTACGTGCACTCGAAGGTCATGACGATCGACGACCGGTTGTTGCGCATCGGTTCGTCGAACCTCAACAACCGGTCGATGGGATTCGACAGCGAATGCGACGTGGCCATCGAGGCGGACTCGAACAACGTGGACAGTGACTCCGTCCGCCGCGAAGTCACCTCGATGCGGAACCGACTCCTGTCGGAGCATCTAGGCGTCCCGGTCGGCGACTTCGAGCACGCCGTGGCCCGGCATCGGTCGTTGCACGCCGCCGTCGAGGAACTTCGCGGTGACGGCAGAACCCTGCGGCCCTTCACGGAGGAGACCATCGCCGGTGAGGCGAGCCCGCTGGCGGAGAACGACCTGATGGATCCCGATCACGTGCCGCGGTCGCTGAGCCAGAGCATGCAACGCTTCATCACGGGTCTGAGGCGATGA
- a CDS encoding putative quinol monooxygenase, producing MITFIAHFTVPPANASAFEELLTYVATMSNTEPGVVYYGFAESIDEPGFYSVVEVYRDQGAVDSHGQSTWVTESVPKFLGLIDGSPAIKQYVSRGVAAGC from the coding sequence TTGATCACATTCATCGCTCACTTCACGGTGCCGCCCGCGAACGCGTCGGCTTTTGAAGAGCTGCTGACCTACGTCGCCACGATGTCGAACACCGAACCGGGCGTCGTCTACTACGGCTTCGCCGAGAGCATCGACGAACCCGGCTTCTACTCCGTTGTCGAGGTCTATCGCGATCAGGGAGCCGTCGACTCTCACGGACAGAGCACCTGGGTCACCGAATCGGTGCCGAAGTTCCTCGGACTCATTGACGGCTCGCCGGCCATCAAGCAATACGTCAGTCGCGGTGTGGCCGCCGGTTGCTGA
- a CDS encoding NAD(P)-dependent oxidoreductase, whose translation MTSLSGRRVLVTGASGVVAYPVAVELAKANEVFAVARFSDPAQSRSLEQAGATPIAFDLADHDLSPLPDSVDVVINYAVLPPTHKDAYEVNAGATGRLARRYRDCEAFVHGSTGSLYAYQGERPLREDDPYGLHSSAENYAASKIAAEFLVKHLSADYQLPATVVRIFSFYGPRGGGVTQRIDQIMRGEPVRVYPGVRNVHTPLYEDDYVEKTIAAAGIAKVGAEVVNVGGTEPVTTQEYCRMAGEILGVEPVFAEDSKAWPIWADTTKMVGLLGPSKITVREGVRRTIEAAQNRLPTSHHVIGEPAKV comes from the coding sequence ATGACGTCTCTTTCCGGACGACGAGTTCTCGTCACCGGTGCCAGCGGCGTAGTGGCCTATCCGGTCGCAGTCGAGTTGGCTAAAGCCAACGAGGTTTTCGCGGTCGCCCGATTCTCCGATCCCGCGCAGAGCCGGAGCCTCGAACAAGCCGGTGCCACTCCGATAGCGTTCGACCTGGCGGATCACGATCTTTCGCCGCTGCCCGATTCGGTCGACGTGGTGATCAATTACGCGGTCCTACCACCGACCCACAAAGACGCCTACGAAGTCAACGCGGGCGCAACCGGACGCCTCGCGAGGCGGTACCGCGATTGCGAGGCTTTCGTCCACGGCAGTACGGGATCGCTCTACGCGTATCAGGGCGAGCGGCCGCTGCGGGAAGACGACCCCTACGGCCTTCATTCCTCGGCGGAGAACTATGCGGCGAGCAAGATCGCCGCCGAGTTCCTGGTGAAGCATCTCAGCGCCGATTATCAACTGCCGGCGACCGTTGTGCGGATCTTCTCCTTCTACGGGCCACGCGGCGGCGGTGTGACCCAACGCATCGACCAGATCATGCGCGGCGAGCCGGTGAGGGTGTATCCGGGCGTGCGCAACGTGCACACACCGCTGTACGAGGACGACTATGTCGAGAAGACCATCGCGGCGGCGGGCATCGCGAAAGTCGGCGCCGAAGTGGTGAACGTCGGCGGAACCGAACCGGTGACGACGCAGGAATACTGCCGGATGGCGGGTGAAATACTCGGCGTCGAACCGGTTTTCGCCGAGGACAGCAAGGCCTGGCCGATCTGGGCCGACACCACCAAGATGGTCGGGCTCTTAGGTCCGAGCAAGATCACAGTGCGCGAAGGGGTGCGCCGGACGATCGAAGCAGCGCAGAACCGGCTCCCCACATCGCATCACGTCATCGGTGAACCGGCGAAAGTGTAG
- a CDS encoding nuclear transport factor 2 family protein, producing MDDVAALLEIEAIKQLKAEYCRYLDAKDWGAWRRLFDDDFTSTIAGAGGRQTVGADDFVLYVRRTLGKPSQPTVHQVYAPEITLTSETTATGVWALADVVRLLPAVVLHGYGHYHETYVKAGGRWRIKTSTVTRLREDITTSLPQRISTRLRVAAAKLARRTSTVTD from the coding sequence ATGGACGACGTCGCGGCCCTGCTCGAGATCGAGGCCATCAAACAGTTGAAGGCCGAGTACTGCCGGTATCTCGATGCCAAGGACTGGGGCGCCTGGCGCAGGCTGTTCGACGACGACTTCACAAGCACCATCGCGGGCGCCGGCGGCAGGCAGACCGTTGGTGCGGACGATTTCGTGCTCTACGTCCGCCGTACCCTCGGCAAGCCGTCGCAGCCAACGGTGCACCAGGTCTATGCACCCGAGATCACCTTGACCTCGGAGACGACGGCGACCGGTGTATGGGCCCTCGCGGACGTGGTGCGGTTGCTGCCCGCGGTGGTTCTGCACGGCTACGGCCACTATCACGAAACGTATGTGAAAGCCGGTGGCCGCTGGCGTATCAAGACCTCCACGGTAACGCGGCTGCGCGAAGACATCACCACATCGCTGCCGCAACGTATTTCCACCAGGCTGCGCGTGGCCGCGGCGAAGTTGGCCCGTCGCACTTCAACGGTGACGGATTAG
- a CDS encoding SDR family oxidoreductase, translating to MTDGQISTHAQLFDLTGKNALVTGGTRGIGMMMARGLLQAGARVVISSRKADACAAAEAQLSAFGDVKAVPADLSQHDECIRLAGLVTAEMNDLHILVNNAGATWGEALESFPDSAWDKVLDLNVKSPFWLVQALLPALRQAGTADDPARVINVGSIDGIHVSPMPTYSYASSKAAVHQLTRVLARELGPAHITVNAVAPGPFESKMMAATLEAFGDSIAAAAPLRRIGRDDDMAGIAVFLASRAGSYLTGAVIPVDGGIATTASGTAR from the coding sequence ATGACCGACGGTCAAATCAGCACGCACGCACAACTTTTCGATCTCACCGGGAAGAACGCGCTGGTCACCGGCGGCACAAGAGGTATCGGCATGATGATGGCGCGCGGGCTGCTGCAGGCGGGCGCCCGGGTGGTCATCAGCTCCCGCAAGGCCGATGCCTGCGCCGCTGCCGAGGCGCAGCTCTCGGCATTCGGGGACGTGAAGGCGGTACCGGCCGACCTGTCCCAGCACGACGAATGCATTCGGCTCGCCGGCCTCGTCACCGCCGAGATGAACGACCTGCACATCCTGGTCAACAACGCCGGCGCGACCTGGGGCGAGGCGCTGGAGAGCTTTCCCGACTCCGCCTGGGACAAGGTTCTCGACCTCAACGTCAAGTCGCCGTTCTGGCTGGTCCAGGCGTTGCTGCCGGCTCTGCGCCAGGCGGGCACGGCCGATGACCCGGCCCGTGTCATCAACGTCGGCAGTATCGACGGGATTCACGTCAGCCCCATGCCCACGTACTCCTACGCCAGCAGCAAGGCCGCCGTGCACCAGCTGACGCGGGTGCTCGCCCGTGAACTCGGGCCTGCGCACATCACCGTCAACGCCGTCGCGCCCGGTCCGTTCGAATCGAAGATGATGGCGGCGACGTTGGAGGCCTTCGGCGACTCGATCGCCGCCGCCGCGCCGCTGCGGAGGATCGGACGCGACGACGATATGGCAGGCATCGCGGTGTTTCTCGCCAGCCGGGCCGGCTCCTATTTGACCGGTGCGGTGATCCCCGTCGACGGTGGTATTGCGACGACAGCGTCAGGCACGGCACGCTGA
- a CDS encoding hydroxyacid-oxoacid transhydrogenase produces the protein MSCCHYQPTGDGLDTAFTVDASRITFGRGCLNELGDRATALGMARVALFTDPVVAELEIFDTARRSLREAGIDVLTYTEVHVEPTDESLTRAAAFASEANPDGYVSVGGGSAIDTAKAANLYASHPADFLTYVNPPVGEGTPVPGPLKPHIACPTTSGTGSEVTGIAIFDLLSMSAKTGIASPALRPTEALVDPDCTDTLPAQVVACSGLDVLSHAVESFTARPFVRRPAPDAPSQRPMSQGANPWSDLGSREAMRLLGRYLERAVTDASDREAREQTMWAATLAGIAFGNAGVHIPHAMSYAVAGQVRAFHPDGYPGAEAMVPHGMSVILNAPAVFRTTASTDPRRHIEAAGHLGADVTDVAEQDAGAVLAEELVRIMRAVRMPSGLAAVGYVEADCAKLAEGAWPQQRLLQNAPVESDQAMLAELFGGALRYW, from the coding sequence ATGAGCTGCTGTCATTATCAACCCACCGGTGACGGCCTGGACACCGCATTCACCGTCGATGCATCCAGGATCACCTTCGGCAGGGGTTGCCTGAACGAACTCGGAGATCGCGCCACGGCGCTGGGGATGGCGCGGGTGGCGTTGTTCACCGACCCTGTCGTGGCCGAACTGGAGATCTTCGACACGGCGCGGCGGTCACTGCGCGAAGCAGGCATCGATGTGCTCACCTACACCGAAGTTCACGTCGAGCCCACCGACGAATCGTTGACCCGCGCAGCGGCATTCGCGTCGGAGGCCAATCCCGACGGCTACGTGTCGGTCGGCGGCGGATCGGCGATCGACACCGCCAAGGCGGCGAACCTGTACGCCAGTCATCCGGCTGATTTCCTGACCTATGTCAACCCACCGGTGGGCGAGGGGACACCCGTGCCAGGCCCGCTGAAACCGCACATCGCATGCCCGACGACGTCGGGCACCGGCAGCGAGGTGACCGGCATCGCCATCTTCGACCTGCTGTCGATGTCGGCGAAGACGGGCATCGCCTCACCCGCGCTGCGCCCGACCGAGGCCCTGGTCGACCCCGACTGCACGGACACACTGCCCGCTCAGGTCGTCGCCTGCTCAGGGCTCGACGTGCTGTCGCACGCGGTGGAGTCGTTCACCGCGCGACCCTTCGTGCGCCGTCCCGCCCCTGACGCGCCGAGCCAGCGTCCGATGAGTCAGGGCGCGAACCCGTGGAGCGACCTCGGCAGCCGCGAAGCCATGCGACTGCTGGGGCGATACCTGGAGCGTGCCGTTACCGATGCGTCGGATCGCGAGGCGCGCGAGCAGACGATGTGGGCTGCGACACTGGCCGGCATTGCGTTCGGGAACGCCGGGGTGCACATCCCGCACGCGATGTCGTATGCGGTTGCCGGACAGGTGCGCGCCTTTCACCCTGACGGCTACCCGGGAGCCGAAGCCATGGTCCCGCACGGGATGTCGGTGATCCTCAACGCGCCAGCCGTTTTCCGGACCACCGCGAGTACCGATCCGCGACGCCACATCGAGGCTGCAGGTCACCTCGGCGCAGACGTCACCGATGTCGCAGAGCAGGATGCCGGTGCTGTCCTCGCCGAAGAGCTCGTTCGAATCATGCGCGCAGTGCGGATGCCCAGCGGGTTGGCCGCCGTGGGTTACGTGGAGGCGGATTGCGCCAAGCTCGCCGAGGGGGCGTGGCCGCAACAGCGGTTGTTGCAGAACGCGCCGGTCGAAAGCGACCAGGCGATGCTGGCGGAGTTGTTCGGCGGCGCGCTGCGCTATTGGTGA
- a CDS encoding universal stress protein, with amino-acid sequence MSEPKVVVVGTDGSESSFRAVDRAAAIAAESNAKLIVATAYLPEEELRSGEPDQPRGEQYRTEGNAPVYGMLREAADRARAAGATDIEEKALSGAPVEVLVKLVDDVDADLLVVGNVGVKSIAGRLLGSVPRAVRRRANTEVMVVETAD; translated from the coding sequence ATGAGCGAACCCAAGGTTGTGGTCGTCGGAACCGACGGCTCGGAATCGTCCTTTCGAGCAGTCGATCGAGCTGCGGCGATCGCCGCCGAATCGAACGCGAAGCTCATCGTGGCGACGGCGTACCTGCCAGAAGAGGAGTTGCGGTCCGGCGAACCGGACCAGCCCAGGGGTGAACAGTATCGGACCGAGGGCAACGCACCGGTCTACGGAATGCTCCGGGAGGCCGCCGATCGGGCCCGGGCGGCCGGCGCGACGGACATCGAGGAGAAGGCCCTCTCGGGCGCCCCGGTCGAGGTGTTGGTCAAGCTGGTCGACGACGTCGACGCCGACCTGCTGGTTGTCGGCAACGTCGGGGTCAAGTCCATCGCGGGCCGGTTGCTGGGATCGGTGCCGAGGGCGGTGCGGCGTCGCGCGAACACCGAGGTGATGGTCGTCGAGACCGCCGACTGA
- a CDS encoding ATP-binding cassette domain-containing protein — MGEPLPPLITVRAGEIRRTFPPGRDVVVGRDVRADLRILHPAISRAHVILRCVDGQWTAVDNDSLNGMFVATERVESTPVSDGGVLHLGNPEGPAVTFELGAPPDERPSVDTKRPSVQSMTIGRGADADIGISDMLAARHHATLVTTPSGVQIQDANSVNGTFVNGEGVQSKVLQDNDIVTIGNVDFVFAAGTLVHRTGPATTTGGLEVRGVGLTLSDGDITLLDRVSLTVRPGALTAVIGPSGSGKSTLLKVIVGVWRPTSGAVKFDGRDLHAEYESLRSRIGMVPQEDAVHRGLTVAQALDIAAKLRMPPDISEGERRQVISRVLDELEMESHAGTRIDQLSGGQRKRVSIAMELLTEPSLLVLDEPTTGLDPALDQRVMTMLRGLADAGRAIVVVTHSLRFLDDCDQVLLLAPGGRAAYRGSPDGVGEAMGSYDWADIYHDIGADPEGAQRRFFERHGAAAEPVAQPVPSSPPRQLKRTSFWRQVAAVAQRQLQLVVADRRYLVFLVLAPIIVGLLPLAVGGDAGFTKPAAGSAAPFEPRQLVVLLTFGAVLMGLTLSVRDLVGERAIYRHEQGAGLSPSAYLLAKILVFSTVAVAQSALLVLAVTAPGVGKRAPQTAAVLGVPTAELFVDVAATASVAAILGLVISAVSRSSNQYIPLLAAACVAQLVLAGSLIPITGRPVLEVVAGLTPVRWGVAATASTIDLPNLVPAAHDPLWQHTASTWLLDIAMLGLLALVYAGFVRWRLRRQTDA; from the coding sequence ATGGGCGAGCCGCTACCGCCGTTGATCACCGTTCGCGCCGGTGAGATCCGACGCACCTTTCCGCCGGGACGCGATGTCGTCGTCGGCCGCGACGTTCGCGCGGATCTGCGTATCTTGCACCCGGCGATCTCGCGGGCCCATGTGATCCTGAGATGCGTTGACGGGCAGTGGACCGCAGTCGACAACGACAGCCTCAACGGCATGTTCGTCGCCACCGAGCGGGTCGAATCGACACCGGTCAGCGACGGCGGCGTTTTGCATCTCGGAAACCCCGAGGGCCCAGCGGTGACGTTCGAACTCGGTGCCCCGCCTGATGAACGGCCGAGCGTGGACACCAAGCGGCCGTCGGTGCAATCGATGACGATCGGTCGCGGCGCCGACGCCGACATCGGTATCTCCGACATGCTGGCGGCGCGGCATCACGCAACGTTGGTGACAACACCGTCGGGTGTGCAGATTCAAGACGCGAACAGCGTCAACGGCACCTTCGTCAACGGCGAGGGGGTCCAGTCCAAAGTCTTGCAAGACAACGATATCGTCACGATCGGCAATGTCGACTTCGTCTTCGCCGCAGGCACTCTCGTCCACCGCACCGGACCAGCAACGACGACGGGCGGTCTCGAGGTGCGCGGCGTCGGATTGACCCTCTCCGACGGCGACATCACGCTGCTGGATCGCGTGTCGCTCACTGTGCGGCCCGGCGCGCTGACCGCGGTGATCGGGCCGTCCGGCTCGGGTAAGTCGACGCTGCTGAAAGTCATCGTCGGAGTGTGGCGGCCGACCAGCGGTGCGGTGAAGTTCGACGGTCGCGATCTGCACGCCGAGTACGAGTCGCTGCGAAGTCGAATCGGCATGGTGCCGCAGGAAGACGCCGTACACCGTGGGCTGACCGTCGCGCAGGCGCTGGACATCGCGGCCAAACTGCGAATGCCACCCGACATCAGCGAAGGCGAACGGCGGCAAGTGATCTCGCGGGTGCTCGACGAACTCGAGATGGAAAGCCACGCCGGCACGCGCATCGACCAACTGTCGGGCGGGCAGCGCAAACGCGTTTCGATCGCGATGGAGTTGCTGACCGAACCGTCGCTGCTGGTGCTCGACGAACCGACCACCGGCCTGGATCCCGCACTCGACCAACGGGTGATGACGATGCTGCGCGGGCTCGCCGATGCCGGTCGCGCGATCGTCGTGGTGACGCATTCGCTGAGGTTCCTCGACGATTGCGATCAGGTGCTGCTGCTCGCCCCCGGCGGCAGGGCTGCATACCGCGGCTCACCCGACGGTGTCGGCGAGGCGATGGGCAGCTACGACTGGGCTGACATCTACCACGACATCGGCGCGGATCCCGAAGGAGCGCAACGACGTTTCTTCGAACGCCACGGCGCGGCCGCGGAGCCCGTCGCACAGCCGGTGCCGTCATCGCCGCCAAGACAGTTGAAGCGGACAAGCTTCTGGCGTCAGGTCGCGGCGGTCGCGCAGCGCCAGCTGCAGCTGGTCGTCGCCGACCGGCGCTACCTCGTCTTCCTCGTGCTGGCGCCGATCATCGTCGGCCTGCTGCCGCTCGCGGTCGGCGGTGACGCTGGTTTCACGAAACCCGCAGCGGGATCCGCCGCACCGTTCGAGCCGAGGCAGCTCGTCGTACTGCTCACCTTCGGCGCAGTCCTGATGGGGTTGACGCTGTCAGTGCGCGACCTGGTCGGCGAGCGGGCGATCTACCGCCACGAGCAGGGCGCTGGGCTCTCCCCGTCGGCGTACCTGCTGGCCAAAATACTGGTGTTCAGTACCGTCGCCGTCGCCCAGTCGGCGCTTCTCGTGCTGGCAGTCACCGCACCCGGCGTCGGTAAACGCGCGCCGCAGACGGCCGCAGTTCTCGGCGTTCCCACCGCCGAGCTGTTCGTCGATGTGGCCGCGACGGCTTCGGTCGCGGCGATCCTCGGCCTGGTGATTTCGGCGGTCTCGCGCAGCAGCAATCAGTACATTCCGCTGCTGGCCGCCGCCTGCGTCGCACAGCTCGTGCTCGCGGGGAGTTTAATACCGATCACCGGGCGTCCGGTGCTCGAGGTGGTCGCCGGGCTTACACCGGTGCGATGGGGTGTCGCCGCGACCGCGTCGACGATCGACCTGCCAAACCTTGTTCCGGCGGCGCATGATCCGCTGTGGCAGCACACCGCCTCGACGTGGCTGCTCGATATCGCGATGCTCGGCCTACTGGCATTGGTGTACGCCGGATTCGTGCGGTGGCGGCTGCGACGGCAGACCGACGCTTGA
- a CDS encoding universal stress protein yields MDGYRTIVVGTDGSESSMRAVVRAAEVAAAQEHAQLIIASAHVEEVEKGGWSRAPSHDHVSDPRAADALGGEGYILHGNAPVYGILREAHDKARAAGAPSVEERAISGAAVPALVKLVNEVNADLLVVGDVGLDSVAGRLLGSVPAEVARKARIDILIVHTAD; encoded by the coding sequence GTGGACGGATATCGGACCATTGTGGTCGGAACCGACGGCTCGGAGTCCTCGATGCGCGCGGTTGTGCGCGCGGCCGAGGTCGCAGCCGCTCAGGAGCACGCACAGCTGATCATCGCCAGCGCACACGTGGAGGAGGTCGAGAAGGGCGGTTGGTCGCGGGCTCCGTCGCACGACCATGTCTCCGACCCCCGCGCGGCGGACGCCCTCGGCGGCGAGGGCTACATCTTGCACGGCAACGCCCCCGTGTACGGCATCCTTCGTGAAGCGCACGACAAGGCCAGGGCCGCGGGCGCTCCGAGCGTCGAAGAGCGCGCGATCTCGGGCGCCGCGGTTCCCGCACTCGTGAAACTGGTCAACGAGGTGAACGCCGATCTTCTCGTCGTCGGCGACGTCGGCCTGGATTCCGTCGCCGGGCGCCTGCTCGGCTCGGTACCCGCCGAAGTCGCGCGCAAGGCGAGAATCGACATCTTGATCGTCCACACAGCCGACTAG
- a CDS encoding YdeI/OmpD-associated family protein, producing MSSQRVPGGVVHTLPADLRAALIGNSTALAAWKDITPLARNEFICWVTDAKQEKTRERRIRRTQEELEEGMRRPCCWPGCKHRERSGR from the coding sequence GTGAGCAGCCAGCGAGTACCCGGCGGGGTGGTACACACGTTGCCCGCAGATCTACGAGCCGCACTGATCGGCAACTCCACCGCACTGGCGGCGTGGAAAGACATCACGCCGCTGGCACGCAACGAGTTCATCTGCTGGGTCACCGACGCCAAACAGGAGAAGACGCGCGAGCGCCGCATCCGGCGAACCCAGGAGGAGCTGGAGGAAGGGATGCGCAGGCCCTGCTGCTGGCCGGGATGCAAGCACCGCGAGCGCAGCGGCAGATGA
- a CDS encoding low specificity L-threonine aldolase, whose translation MTTLHDTTVRGFASDNYSGVHPEVLAAIAAANDGHQVSYGEDVYTDRLQQVVARHFGDGVQTYPVFNGTGANVLGMLSMLPRWGAVICARTAHIHADEGGAPEKVAGIKLLPIATTDGKLTPDLIAQEAWGWADEHRAQPRVVYITQSSELGTVYTPPEVQAITDFAHERGMRVFMDGARLSNAAAALDAPLRAFTTDAGVDVLSFGGTKNGALGAEAIVVLDTAASDGLIRLRKSLMQLASKMRFVSAQLLALLDGDLYLRTARHANEMASRLRSRIEAGIADGSIRGVEFTQPTQANAVFARLPSGVADRLRESFRFYDWDAATGEVRWVCSFDTDPEDVDAFVAEAARLTST comes from the coding sequence GTGACGACATTGCACGACACCACCGTCCGTGGCTTCGCCTCCGACAACTACTCGGGTGTGCACCCCGAAGTGCTCGCCGCGATCGCCGCAGCCAACGACGGACACCAGGTCTCGTACGGCGAGGACGTCTACACCGACCGGCTGCAGCAGGTGGTCGCGCGCCATTTCGGCGACGGTGTCCAGACGTATCCCGTCTTCAACGGCACCGGCGCCAACGTGCTCGGAATGCTGTCGATGCTGCCCCGCTGGGGAGCCGTCATCTGCGCCAGGACCGCCCACATCCACGCAGACGAAGGCGGGGCGCCCGAGAAGGTCGCCGGCATCAAGCTGCTTCCGATCGCGACCACCGACGGCAAGCTCACGCCCGACCTGATCGCGCAGGAGGCCTGGGGATGGGCCGATGAACACCGAGCCCAGCCGCGGGTGGTCTACATCACGCAGTCCAGCGAGTTGGGCACCGTCTATACGCCTCCTGAGGTGCAGGCCATCACCGACTTCGCGCATGAGCGCGGGATGCGCGTCTTCATGGACGGTGCCCGACTGTCGAACGCCGCCGCGGCGCTCGACGCGCCCCTGCGTGCCTTCACCACCGACGCGGGCGTCGACGTCCTCAGCTTCGGCGGCACGAAGAACGGCGCGCTCGGCGCTGAGGCGATAGTCGTGCTCGACACCGCCGCCTCCGACGGGCTGATCCGGCTGCGCAAGAGCCTGATGCAGCTGGCCTCGAAGATGCGGTTCGTCTCCGCGCAGCTGCTTGCACTGCTCGACGGCGACCTTTATCTGCGCACGGCCCGGCACGCGAACGAGATGGCTTCGCGGTTGCGCTCGCGCATCGAGGCGGGCATTGCCGACGGAAGCATCCGCGGCGTCGAATTCACGCAGCCGACGCAGGCCAACGCCGTGTTCGCCCGCCTGCCGTCCGGCGTCGCAGATCGGTTGCGCGAGAGCTTTCGGTTCTACGACTGGGACGCCGCGACGGGCGAAGTGCGCTGGGTGTGCAGTTTCGACACCGATCCCGAAGACGTCGACGCCTTCGTCGCGGAAGCCGCGCGCCTGACGTCGACGTAA